The Proteus vulgaris genome has a segment encoding these proteins:
- the hcpC_2 gene encoding Putative beta-lactamase hcpC precursor, translating to MTLNYKIIIVTLFLSIPILAYSFPQAKCIPEEKNFSACEILATQGDNKALLVLGRFYETGTGVEKNVEKAEQIYQLLADKNDADGFNQLAMLKQNHNKEQEAILLYQRAIELGSSSANYNLGILYKYNNNYKKAKEMFEIAIKKDHSSSAMMSLGDLYRHGNGVEQNIELAKKWYNASIQAGNYFAFTRLGILYSELEKYDEAIIYYQEAIKKGDPAAMNSMGLLYQHGFGVKRDISQSVKLYQDAANKDGIGGLINLGLMYEEGLGVPQNYEKAIELYTRAYQLGYTDIQLRINFLNKHFINNNKN from the coding sequence ATGACATTAAACTACAAGATTATTATCGTCACATTATTTTTATCTATTCCTATATTAGCTTATTCATTCCCCCAAGCTAAATGCATTCCCGAAGAAAAAAACTTTTCCGCATGTGAGATATTAGCAACGCAGGGAGATAATAAAGCATTATTAGTACTCGGACGTTTCTATGAAACGGGTACAGGAGTTGAAAAAAATGTAGAGAAAGCAGAACAAATTTATCAACTCTTAGCAGATAAAAATGATGCTGATGGATTTAATCAACTGGCAATGCTTAAACAAAATCATAATAAAGAACAAGAGGCTATATTACTTTACCAGAGAGCAATAGAACTCGGCTCATCATCTGCTAATTATAATCTAGGCATACTATACAAATATAATAATAATTATAAAAAAGCAAAAGAGATGTTTGAGATAGCAATTAAAAAAGATCACTCCAGTAGTGCTATGATGAGTTTAGGCGATCTATATCGTCATGGTAATGGGGTTGAACAAAATATAGAATTAGCCAAAAAATGGTATAACGCATCAATTCAAGCAGGTAATTATTTTGCATTTACTCGCTTGGGAATATTGTACAGTGAATTAGAAAAATATGATGAAGCGATAATATATTATCAAGAAGCGATCAAGAAAGGTGATCCCGCCGCAATGAATTCAATGGGATTACTATATCAACATGGTTTTGGTGTAAAACGTGATATTAGTCAATCTGTCAAACTATATCAAGATGCAGCAAATAAAGATGGAATTGGTGGGTTGATTAATTTGGGGCTGATGTATGAAGAAGGCCTTGGAGTACCTCAAAATTATGAAAAAGCCATCGAATTATATACAAGAGCCTATCAATTAGGTTATACCGATATTCAGTTACGAATTAATTTCTTAAATAAACACTTTATAAATAATAACAAAAATTAA
- the ysnE gene encoding acetyltransferase has product MTATQTINSNIVIRAIEEKDNAGIARVIREVSAEHGLTADKGFAVADPILDTLYEVYHQPRSAYWVVEMDGEVVGGGGVAPLAGGDGNTCELQKMYLSSKLRGKGIAKKIVLQSLEFGKEQGFSRCYLETTDILKAAVGLYEKLGFEFIDEALGNTGHSDCEIRMVKPL; this is encoded by the coding sequence ATGACTGCAACCCAAACTATAAACTCAAATATTGTTATCCGAGCCATTGAAGAAAAAGACAACGCAGGTATTGCACGCGTTATTCGTGAAGTCTCAGCAGAGCACGGTTTAACTGCCGATAAAGGCTTTGCGGTTGCCGATCCAATTTTAGATACCCTCTATGAAGTTTATCATCAGCCACGCAGTGCTTACTGGGTTGTTGAAATGGATGGAGAAGTTGTTGGTGGAGGGGGTGTCGCACCACTTGCTGGTGGCGATGGCAATACTTGTGAACTACAAAAAATGTACCTTTCATCCAAATTACGTGGCAAAGGTATTGCGAAAAAAATCGTTCTGCAATCTCTTGAATTTGGTAAAGAGCAAGGCTTTAGCCGTTGCTATTTAGAAACCACTGATATCTTAAAAGCGGCTGTCGGTTTATACGAAAAACTAGGATTCGAATTTATTGATGAAGCATTAGGCAATACTGGACATAGTGATTGTGAGATCCGTATGGTGAAGCCACTTTAA
- a CDS encoding lipoprotein produces the protein MKNFVKIALIASAITVMTGCTGSVYNKEKDCNYDYLLHPAVSISKIIGGCGDTSK, from the coding sequence ATGAAAAACTTTGTTAAAATTGCACTTATTGCTTCTGCAATTACCGTAATGACTGGCTGTACTGGTAGCGTATACAATAAAGAAAAAGACTGTAACTACGACTACTTACTGCACCCAGCAGTTTCTATTTCTAAAATCATTGGCGGTTGTGGCGACACTAGCAAATAA